The proteins below are encoded in one region of Pontibacter deserti:
- a CDS encoding dipeptidyl-peptidase 3 family protein, with protein sequence MMKPYNLLFASALAVATVGCTSKTSEDNTTTTETTATTQPSDSLQQKLDMYTSFKLTADMSKLTAKERQMIPLLIEAGKIMDKLFWYEAYGKSDSLLAALDNEAAKQFVKINYGPWDRLNNNAPFIPGVGPKPAGSNFYPADMTKEEFEKANLKDKKSLYTFVRRDASGKLITVPYHVQFKDDVKRASDLLKQAAALADDAGLKKYLTLRADALLTDNYQPSDLAWMDMKNNTIDVVIGPIETYEDALFGYKAAHEAYVLIKDQEWSKRLAKYAAFLPELQRALPVAANYKKETPGTDSDLNAYDVVFYGGDSNAGSKTIAINLPNDEEVQLKRGTRRLQLKNAMRAKFDKILVPIADELIADDQQKHITFDAFFANIMFHEVAHGLGIKNTVNGKGTVREALKEHASALEEGKADILGLYMITQLHEKGEVEGSLEDYYTTFLAGIFRSVRFGASSAHGKANMVRFNFFKENGAFERDEATGKYRVNYAKMRDAMNKLSEKILTLQGNGDYAGVGKLLDEQGLVDANLQADLDRLSKANIPVDVVFEQGVDVLGLK encoded by the coding sequence ATGATGAAACCATATAATTTATTGTTTGCCTCAGCTTTAGCTGTTGCCACTGTTGGCTGCACCAGCAAAACTAGCGAAGATAATACAACCACCACCGAAACTACCGCCACTACGCAACCAAGCGACAGCCTGCAGCAGAAACTGGATATGTATACCAGCTTTAAGCTTACTGCCGATATGAGCAAACTAACCGCGAAAGAGCGCCAGATGATTCCGTTGCTGATAGAGGCCGGTAAAATTATGGATAAGCTGTTCTGGTACGAAGCCTACGGCAAAAGCGACTCGTTACTGGCCGCCCTAGATAATGAGGCGGCCAAACAATTCGTGAAAATAAACTATGGCCCCTGGGACAGGCTCAATAATAATGCGCCATTTATACCTGGTGTAGGACCTAAACCGGCTGGTTCAAACTTTTACCCTGCCGACATGACTAAGGAGGAGTTTGAGAAAGCTAACCTGAAGGATAAAAAGAGTCTTTATACTTTTGTGCGTCGTGATGCCAGCGGTAAACTGATTACAGTGCCTTACCATGTGCAGTTCAAGGATGATGTGAAACGTGCATCGGATCTGTTGAAACAGGCAGCTGCGCTGGCTGATGATGCCGGACTTAAAAAATACCTGACTCTCCGTGCCGATGCTTTGTTAACGGATAACTACCAGCCAAGCGACCTTGCCTGGATGGACATGAAGAACAACACTATTGATGTGGTGATCGGTCCGATTGAGACTTACGAAGATGCCCTGTTTGGCTATAAAGCTGCACACGAGGCCTATGTGTTGATAAAAGACCAGGAGTGGAGCAAGCGATTAGCTAAGTATGCGGCCTTTTTACCGGAGCTGCAGCGTGCCTTACCAGTAGCAGCCAACTATAAAAAAGAAACCCCGGGTACCGACTCCGACCTGAATGCTTACGATGTGGTGTTTTATGGCGGCGACAGCAACGCCGGTAGCAAAACTATTGCTATTAACCTGCCAAACGATGAAGAAGTGCAGCTGAAACGCGGTACACGTCGCCTGCAGTTAAAGAACGCTATGCGTGCCAAGTTCGATAAGATTCTGGTACCGATTGCCGATGAACTGATTGCAGATGATCAGCAGAAACATATAACCTTCGACGCCTTTTTTGCCAACATTATGTTCCATGAAGTGGCTCACGGCTTAGGTATAAAGAACACTGTTAACGGTAAAGGAACAGTACGTGAAGCCTTAAAAGAACATGCCTCTGCCCTGGAAGAAGGAAAAGCGGATATACTTGGCTTATACATGATCACGCAGTTACACGAGAAGGGTGAAGTAGAAGGTAGCCTGGAAGATTATTATACTACTTTCCTGGCAGGTATTTTCCGCTCGGTTCGTTTTGGTGCATCCAGCGCACACGGTAAGGCAAACATGGTACGCTTTAACTTCTTTAAAGAAAACGGCGCTTTTGAGCGCGACGAAGCAACAGGCAAATACAGAGTGAATTATGCGAAGATGCGCGACGCCATGAATAAACTATCAGAGAAGATACTGACGCTGCAGGGCAACGGCGATTATGCTGGCGTTGGTAAATTATTAGATGAGCAAGGCCTGGTAGATGCTAACCTGCAAGCCGATCTTGACCGCCTGAGCAAGGCTAATATACCGGTTGATGTGGTATTTGAGCAGGGCGTGGATGTACTTGGCCTGAAATAA
- a CDS encoding DUF3221 domain-containing protein yields the protein MLTNCRGDEPKRMPDTVPDINGSITSLTETEAEGSKITAQLLVEAKEGSRATYPSASIKVDHNTLIENNEGKRIKAGLLQEGQEVEVWFDGPVRESMPVQATAKAIRVSLRP from the coding sequence TTGCTGACTAACTGCCGGGGAGATGAGCCTAAGCGTATGCCTGATACAGTGCCTGATATTAATGGTAGCATTACAAGCTTAACCGAAACCGAAGCAGAAGGAAGCAAAATAACCGCACAGCTCCTGGTAGAAGCAAAAGAAGGTAGCCGGGCAACTTATCCTAGTGCAAGTATAAAAGTAGACCATAATACCCTTATAGAGAATAATGAAGGGAAACGAATTAAAGCAGGTCTGTTACAAGAGGGCCAGGAGGTAGAGGTTTGGTTTGATGGACCTGTAAGAGAATCGATGCCGGTACAAGCTACCGCAAAAGCTATACGTGTAAGCTTACGTCCGTAA
- a CDS encoding DUF2975 domain-containing protein — translation MEKNRLLTLALVISNIAKVFFVLLIAAMSGVLVHWHISPETYKNVLLTIDSSNEVRYIFKNNDTITGPEDSISIADTGAALSQISNISFYFHFLQTVGHFIILILIVNQVTRIIRSVKALETFRGDNSQAFRKIGIYCVALALLGCIKWFEVSNHTRMSFSVGAIPLAFALGAFILAEIFKEGNKLYEAEQLTI, via the coding sequence ATGGAAAAGAACCGCCTGCTTACCCTCGCTTTAGTTATAAGCAATATTGCAAAAGTTTTTTTTGTACTCCTGATTGCGGCAATGTCCGGGGTGCTGGTGCACTGGCATATATCCCCCGAAACCTACAAAAATGTGCTTCTAACCATAGATAGTTCGAACGAGGTTAGGTATATATTTAAAAACAATGATACCATTACCGGACCGGAAGATAGCATCTCAATAGCAGACACTGGAGCAGCACTCTCTCAGATAAGCAACATCTCTTTTTACTTTCATTTTCTCCAGACAGTGGGGCATTTTATCATCTTAATACTGATCGTGAACCAGGTCACCAGGATTATCCGGTCTGTAAAGGCACTTGAAACTTTCAGAGGTGATAACAGCCAGGCCTTCCGGAAAATCGGTATCTATTGCGTGGCACTAGCTTTACTTGGCTGCATTAAATGGTTTGAAGTGAGTAACCATACGCGCATGAGTTTCTCTGTAGGAGCGATACCGCTTGCCTTTGCGCTGGGCGCTTTTATACTTGCCGAGATTTTTAAAGAAGGAAATAAACTGTACGAAGCCGAGCAACTAACTATATAA
- a CDS encoding vitamin K epoxide reductase family protein gives MSDLDTAIPPGWSYNPATWTQRLPIVGLAILGLAAATYLGLFQLKLIPTVWEPFFGNGSQKILTSGVSKILPIPDALLGAFGYLVDAVAGLIGGIRRWRTMPWIVILFGIMIGPLGMISILLVVLQPVLYDAWCTLCLFSAVISVLMIGPAMDEMLASLQYMKRVKDANGSLWKAFWGYKEVYEKAI, from the coding sequence ATGAGCGACCTCGACACTGCCATACCGCCCGGCTGGAGCTATAATCCGGCCACCTGGACCCAGCGCCTGCCTATTGTAGGCTTAGCTATACTTGGTTTAGCCGCTGCTACTTACCTGGGCCTTTTCCAGTTAAAGCTTATACCTACCGTTTGGGAGCCTTTTTTTGGTAATGGCAGCCAAAAGATCCTTACATCCGGGGTTTCTAAAATATTGCCCATACCTGATGCTTTATTAGGTGCTTTTGGTTACCTGGTAGATGCCGTAGCCGGTTTAATCGGCGGAATAAGAAGGTGGCGCACCATGCCCTGGATTGTGATTCTGTTCGGGATAATGATTGGTCCGCTGGGTATGATCAGTATACTTCTGGTGGTGTTGCAGCCTGTTTTGTACGATGCCTGGTGTACGCTGTGTTTGTTTTCAGCGGTGATCTCTGTGTTAATGATTGGCCCGGCTATGGATGAGATGCTGGCCAGCCTGCAGTACATGAAACGGGTAAAAGATGCAAACGGCTCGCTCTGGAAGGCATTCTGGGGATATAAAGAAGTATATGAAAAGGCAATTTAA
- a CDS encoding helix-turn-helix domain-containing protein: MPIVVNLDVMMARRKMSLSELSERVDLTLANLSILKTGKARAIRFSTLEAICIVLNCQPGDILEFQPEPEKL; the protein is encoded by the coding sequence ATGCCCATAGTTGTAAACCTAGACGTAATGATGGCCCGCAGGAAGATGTCGTTGTCTGAACTTTCGGAGCGGGTGGACCTAACGCTGGCAAACCTTTCTATACTTAAAACAGGCAAAGCCAGAGCCATTCGCTTTTCTACGCTCGAGGCTATTTGCATTGTGCTAAACTGCCAACCAGGTGATATCCTGGAATTTCAGCCAGAGCCTGAAAAACTATAG
- a CDS encoding NAD(P)/FAD-dependent oxidoreductase: MQFSFWEQNTYFSNIDVLIVGSGIVGLNAALHLKTTQPTLKVIVVERGLLPTGASSKNAGFACFGSPTELLDDLTHHSENEVFGLVERRWKGLQRLRRNLGDVTIDYNRWGGYELFDQSQRELYEQSISQLPYLNKHLQTIVGESDIYRIADEKINTFGFRGISHLIESTAEGQIDTGKMILALTQKVQALGVIILNNLEIQQLHDEGTGITATTDKGILLKARAALVATNGFARQLLPQLQVVPARAQVLITKPIPGLKLKGTFHYDKGYYYFRNIGQRVLFGGGRNLDFKAEETTEMALTDLVQHRLEELLQQVILPDTAFEVEQRWSGIMGMGPAKTTIVQPVSERVSCAVRMGGMGVAIGSLVGEEGAQLILQQL; this comes from the coding sequence ATGCAGTTCAGTTTCTGGGAACAGAATACGTATTTCAGTAACATTGATGTACTGATAGTGGGTAGTGGTATAGTTGGCCTGAATGCTGCTTTGCACCTGAAAACAACACAGCCAACTCTTAAGGTTATAGTTGTTGAAAGAGGTTTGTTGCCCACAGGTGCCAGCTCCAAAAATGCCGGGTTTGCCTGTTTCGGCAGTCCTACCGAGCTTTTAGATGACCTTACCCACCACAGCGAAAATGAAGTATTCGGGCTTGTAGAGCGCCGCTGGAAAGGTTTGCAACGCCTGCGCCGGAACCTGGGAGATGTAACTATAGACTATAACCGTTGGGGCGGCTACGAATTATTTGACCAAAGCCAGCGTGAACTATACGAGCAAAGTATAAGTCAGCTGCCCTACCTTAACAAGCACCTGCAAACTATAGTTGGAGAGTCTGATATTTACCGCATAGCCGACGAGAAGATCAACACCTTTGGGTTCAGAGGCATCAGCCACCTGATAGAAAGTACAGCCGAAGGCCAGATCGATACTGGCAAAATGATTCTGGCGCTAACGCAGAAAGTACAGGCTTTAGGTGTGATCATACTTAATAACCTGGAAATTCAGCAGCTGCACGACGAAGGCACAGGTATAACTGCCACAACAGATAAAGGCATTCTGTTAAAAGCCCGTGCTGCATTGGTAGCTACTAATGGTTTTGCAAGGCAATTACTGCCGCAACTACAGGTGGTTCCGGCGCGTGCGCAGGTGCTCATCACCAAACCTATTCCTGGCTTAAAACTGAAAGGTACCTTTCATTACGACAAAGGGTATTACTACTTCCGTAACATCGGGCAGCGGGTACTTTTCGGCGGTGGCCGCAACCTTGATTTTAAGGCCGAGGAGACCACTGAGATGGCGCTGACTGACTTGGTACAACACAGGCTGGAGGAACTGCTGCAACAAGTTATACTTCCAGATACGGCTTTTGAAGTGGAGCAACGCTGGAGCGGTATTATGGGAATGGGCCCGGCTAAAACAACTATCGTGCAGCCTGTTTCTGAGAGAGTAAGTTGTGCCGTACGTATGGGCGGCATGGGTGTGGCTATTGGCTCGTTGGTTGGTGAAGAAGGTGCTCAGCTTATACTTCAACAACTATAG
- a CDS encoding SPW repeat domain-containing protein: protein MKRQFNMWAQIINAILGIWLTVSPAILGLSDDKTISNNAHIVGPVIASFAVIAIWEATRVVRLYNVPLALWLLLAPWVLGYDQTTAIINDMVTGVAVLGLSMVKGKIEGTYGGGWSAIWHRNSLHTTEARRQPRV, encoded by the coding sequence ATGAAAAGGCAATTTAATATGTGGGCACAAATCATTAATGCTATACTTGGCATCTGGCTTACGGTCTCCCCTGCCATACTTGGTCTCTCAGACGATAAAACCATTTCAAACAACGCGCATATAGTGGGCCCTGTTATTGCATCTTTCGCTGTTATTGCCATCTGGGAAGCAACGCGTGTGGTACGGTTATATAATGTGCCGCTGGCCTTATGGTTGCTGCTGGCACCGTGGGTGTTGGGTTACGATCAAACTACAGCTATCATCAACGATATGGTAACAGGGGTAGCGGTTTTAGGATTAAGCATGGTAAAAGGTAAGATAGAGGGCACATACGGTGGTGGCTGGTCAGCTATCTGGCACCGCAATTCGCTGCATACCACTGAAGCCAGAAGACAACCAAGAGTATAA
- a CDS encoding alpha/beta fold hydrolase produces MSTVYFVSGLGADERMFHHLHIKCKHIEHVRWIPPKPDEPLHEYAKRLLPQIHHPHPILIGMSFGGVIAIELAKIIEAKETILISSMASSKSLPWYYHLMGWLRLHDIIPVSLMKRFHFIAPILFGASSYHEKSTLKEVILETDPVFLRWAIGQLLLWHQPDHYEHVTMIHGTADHILPIREHPNIIKIKNAGHLMVLSHAKEISAILDDLIGDCTS; encoded by the coding sequence ATGAGCACTGTATACTTTGTAAGCGGTTTGGGGGCAGATGAGCGCATGTTCCATCACCTGCATATTAAGTGCAAGCACATCGAACATGTCCGCTGGATTCCACCTAAGCCTGATGAGCCGCTACATGAGTATGCCAAACGCCTGTTGCCCCAGATCCATCATCCGCACCCTATCCTGATCGGTATGTCGTTTGGAGGGGTTATAGCCATTGAACTGGCCAAGATCATCGAGGCAAAAGAAACCATCCTGATTTCCAGTATGGCCAGCAGCAAATCGTTACCCTGGTACTATCACCTCATGGGTTGGCTCCGGCTACACGATATTATACCCGTATCGCTTATGAAGCGCTTTCATTTTATTGCGCCTATACTTTTTGGAGCTTCCAGCTATCACGAGAAATCCACCCTGAAAGAGGTGATACTTGAAACTGATCCGGTTTTTCTGCGCTGGGCTATCGGGCAGCTGCTGCTGTGGCACCAACCTGACCATTACGAGCATGTAACAATGATACACGGCACTGCTGACCATATCTTACCGATCCGGGAGCATCCGAATATTATAAAGATAAAAAACGCCGGTCATTTAATGGTTTTGAGCCATGCTAAAGAGATAAGTGCTATCTTAGACGATTTAATCGGAGATTGTACCTCATGA
- a CDS encoding OmpA family protein: MKNAKTFIAYLLVAVFLLGSIAASAQTTTKKPISRTVKGGVIGAVVGGVAGGFIGKKKDKTAKGAIIGAAVGGAAGALIGRYMDKQAEELQRELANAKVERVGEGIKITFDSGLLFDTNSDQLSYASQANIADLAKTLNKYKDTNVMVEGHTDARGTAAYNQNLSERRANSVYQQITANGVTSSRITTQGFGESMPVASNASANGMQKNRRVEVAIFANEKLKRAAEKGQI; the protein is encoded by the coding sequence ATGAAAAATGCTAAAACGTTTATCGCTTATTTGTTAGTGGCAGTTTTCCTATTAGGTTCTATAGCTGCCAGTGCACAAACAACTACTAAAAAGCCCATTAGCCGCACTGTAAAAGGTGGTGTAATTGGCGCAGTGGTAGGTGGTGTTGCCGGTGGCTTCATCGGTAAGAAAAAAGACAAGACCGCTAAAGGTGCTATAATTGGTGCTGCCGTAGGTGGCGCAGCTGGCGCCCTGATCGGACGCTATATGGACAAACAGGCTGAAGAGCTGCAGCGCGAACTGGCAAATGCTAAAGTAGAGCGCGTAGGCGAAGGTATCAAAATTACGTTTGATTCCGGACTCCTGTTCGATACCAACTCAGACCAGTTGAGCTACGCATCACAAGCTAATATTGCTGACCTAGCTAAAACGCTGAATAAGTATAAAGACACAAACGTGATGGTGGAAGGACATACCGATGCCCGTGGAACGGCTGCTTATAACCAGAACTTATCGGAGCGCAGAGCAAATTCTGTTTACCAGCAGATTACAGCTAACGGGGTAACCTCAAGCCGCATTACAACACAGGGCTTTGGTGAATCTATGCCGGTGGCCAGCAACGCATCAGCTAATGGCATGCAGAAGAACCGCCGTGTAGAAGTTGCCATCTTTGCGAACGAGAAACTGAAAAGAGCTGCCGAAAAAGGCCAGATCTAA
- a CDS encoding deoxynucleoside kinase, with protein sequence MHIAIVGNIGAGKTTLATKLSQHFKWDLYLEAVENNPYLKDFYEDMERWAFHLQVFFLNSRFGQVQEIQKTDRSVIQDRTIYEDAHIFAKNLHQSGLMSTRDYENYFSLFQSMISMVKAPDLMIYLKADLPKLIGQIEKRNRDYESSISINYLRNLNDHYNEWMANYKQGKLLVIDVNNMDFVANPEDLGAIIEKIQAELFGLF encoded by the coding sequence ATGCACATTGCGATCGTCGGTAACATTGGCGCCGGCAAAACTACCCTGGCCACTAAACTATCTCAGCATTTTAAATGGGATTTGTACCTGGAGGCAGTTGAGAATAACCCTTACCTGAAGGATTTTTATGAGGATATGGAGCGTTGGGCTTTTCATTTGCAGGTGTTTTTTCTGAACAGCCGTTTTGGGCAGGTGCAGGAAATACAAAAGACAGATCGCAGCGTAATACAGGACCGCACTATTTACGAAGATGCTCACATCTTTGCTAAAAACCTCCACCAGTCAGGTCTGATGAGCACCCGTGACTACGAAAATTACTTTTCGCTGTTTCAGTCTATGATCAGTATGGTAAAGGCCCCGGATCTGATGATCTACCTGAAAGCTGATCTGCCAAAACTGATCGGGCAGATAGAAAAGCGTAACCGTGACTACGAGAGCAGCATCAGCATTAACTACCTGCGTAACCTGAACGACCATTATAACGAGTGGATGGCAAACTATAAACAGGGCAAACTGTTGGTGATTGACGTAAACAACATGGACTTTGTAGCTAACCCGGAAGACTTGGGAGCTATCATAGAAAAGATTCAGGCAGAGCTGTTTGGTCTGTTTTAA
- a CDS encoding DUF1349 domain-containing protein yields the protein MKKMLLLAAALCCATAASAQPTNATPPTANLPALNDEFNSTKLTDGWKNFHEVEGWVNKMIKQDVNSTSKGHLYFEPGTSGWFADQQAPFMFKEITGDFDVRVRMKVSGRKGDVPQSQWSLAGLMARAPKRGGKDTWKPGEENWMFMTTGIAEELGKPVIETKKTISSHSSLKLRPAKLDWIEMRLVRVGPSFVLLYKYDNDKTWTVRERFYNVDMPRTLQVGLIGYTNSYAVDNKIKFGDPVTYNNTTYDHLGNPDLAVRVDYIRFQKPKVEFGKSWLASVAENNLTDYSLSNDELLKLVGN from the coding sequence ATGAAAAAGATGCTATTACTGGCAGCTGCCTTATGTTGCGCAACCGCTGCCTCGGCGCAACCAACCAACGCCACGCCACCTACCGCTAACCTGCCTGCCCTGAACGACGAGTTTAACAGCACCAAACTTACCGATGGCTGGAAGAACTTTCATGAAGTGGAAGGCTGGGTAAATAAAATGATAAAGCAGGATGTGAACAGCACCAGCAAAGGCCATTTATACTTTGAGCCGGGCACCTCTGGGTGGTTTGCAGACCAACAGGCACCTTTTATGTTTAAAGAAATAACCGGTGATTTTGATGTGCGGGTGCGCATGAAAGTATCCGGCAGAAAAGGCGATGTGCCGCAATCACAGTGGTCGCTGGCTGGCCTGATGGCACGCGCTCCCAAGCGTGGCGGAAAAGACACCTGGAAACCTGGCGAAGAGAACTGGATGTTTATGACGACCGGCATCGCCGAAGAACTGGGCAAACCGGTTATAGAGACCAAGAAAACCATCAGCAGCCATTCGTCTCTGAAACTGCGCCCTGCTAAACTCGACTGGATCGAAATGCGCCTGGTACGCGTGGGACCATCGTTTGTGCTGCTTTACAAGTACGACAACGACAAAACCTGGACTGTGCGCGAACGCTTTTACAATGTTGATATGCCACGCACTTTACAGGTCGGCCTGATCGGTTACACCAACTCGTATGCCGTAGATAACAAGATAAAATTCGGAGATCCGGTAACGTATAACAACACCACTTACGACCACCTGGGCAACCCGGATCTGGCTGTGCGCGTGGATTACATTCGTTTCCAGAAGCCGAAAGTAGAGTTTGGTAAAAGCTGGCTGGCATCGGTAGCCGAAAACAACCTGACAGACTATAGTTTAAGCAATGATGAGTTGCTGAAATTGGTAGGAAACTAA
- a CDS encoding alpha/beta fold hydrolase — translation MKFKATHVAVAAVSTLIVATAFLIRADIPAEELKTKYSSPASRFISIDGANLHYRDEGHGTPIILLHGTAASLNTWDGWTAELSKSYRVLRLDLPAFGLTGRNTTDNYTIDYYTNLLLHFLDEQGIKKAHIAGSSLGGQIAYDFAATHPERVQKLILISPTGVTNANDKSISMPFLMAQTPLLKHSLKYVTPRFIVEKSLKEIYGDDSKLTDEAITLSHEMLLREENREAFIARVNTKDADNLHKLAQLQAPTFILWGEADAWVPATDAAHFQQSIKGSRLKVYPGAGHIPMEELPQQTVQDALLFLNSDLALNN, via the coding sequence ATGAAATTTAAAGCCACACACGTGGCTGTTGCTGCTGTAAGTACGCTTATAGTGGCCACAGCCTTCCTTATCCGTGCAGACATCCCTGCCGAAGAACTAAAAACAAAGTATAGCTCCCCTGCCTCACGCTTCATAAGTATAGATGGCGCCAATTTGCATTACCGCGACGAAGGACACGGTACACCAATTATACTTCTGCATGGCACAGCTGCCTCGCTTAACACCTGGGACGGATGGACTGCTGAACTGAGTAAAAGCTACCGTGTACTGCGCCTCGACTTGCCCGCCTTTGGTTTGACCGGCAGAAACACTACGGATAACTATACCATAGATTATTACACCAACCTGCTGCTGCACTTCCTGGATGAACAAGGTATAAAGAAAGCACACATTGCGGGTAGCTCGCTTGGCGGACAGATTGCCTATGACTTTGCAGCAACACACCCAGAGCGCGTACAAAAACTTATACTTATATCGCCCACCGGCGTAACCAATGCCAACGACAAGAGCATTTCCATGCCATTTCTGATGGCGCAAACCCCGTTACTAAAGCACTCGCTCAAGTATGTTACACCACGGTTTATAGTTGAGAAAAGCCTGAAGGAAATATATGGCGACGACTCTAAACTTACAGATGAAGCCATAACGCTGAGCCATGAGATGCTGCTGCGCGAAGAAAACCGCGAAGCTTTTATTGCCCGCGTAAATACAAAAGATGCGGATAACCTGCATAAACTGGCACAACTACAGGCGCCCACTTTTATACTCTGGGGCGAGGCCGATGCCTGGGTGCCAGCTACAGATGCAGCTCATTTCCAGCAAAGTATAAAAGGCTCCCGATTAAAAGTATACCCGGGCGCAGGCCACATTCCTATGGAAGAACTGCCACAGCAAACCGTACAGGATGCGCTCCTATTCCTGAACAGCGACTTGGCCTTAAATAACTAA